A genomic region of Canis aureus isolate CA01 chromosome 16, VMU_Caureus_v.1.0, whole genome shotgun sequence contains the following coding sequences:
- the ENGASE gene encoding cytosolic endo-beta-N-acetylglucosaminidase isoform X3, which translates to MEDSFNVALEPSECRQPPLSSERPRTLLCHDMMGGYLDDKFIQGAAAHNPYCFYHWQSIDIFVYFSHHTVTIPPVGWTNAAHRHGVCVLGTFITEWKEGGRLCEAFLAGDERSYQAVADQLVLIAQFFRFDGWLINIENSLSLAAVGNMPHFLRYLTARLHEQVPRGLVLWYDSVVSSGQLKWQDELNQHNRVFFDSCDGFFTNYNWREEHLERMLGQAGQRRADVYVGVDVFARGKVVGGQFDTYKSLELIRKHGFSAALFAPGWVYECLEKKDFFQNQDKFWALLERYLPTHSICSLPFVTSFCLGMGTRRVRYGQEEAEGPWYHPSAQEIQPLFAEHRLEGAGRGWVKTHCCLADAWNGGSSLLVRGLIPREQDHVAVRLFSLQVPVPPQIFLSLVYKLEGASNVGVALELTTGDAGSCHVGSISTLNETSSRHSPRPLRVPPTKLARWVHRCSQQLRGGWVQRCYKVNLRDCLLRDLFVSFARPPGSREEESFVCRLGEVQVVDAKSLLAPLPRVQAVTVSHVRWQQATPEEEGSPARLRLGCTLHWSYLLSPIRCFRIHCCAGTDGGALGGGPSGPEQPALLGLAFVNQYRIVDLVVAAAGPSGDGRVEFLVEPVPKEGFLVPRAEWGRAALLYSMPRTDGAL; encoded by the exons ATGGAGGACAGCTTCAACGTGGCCCTGGAGCCCTCCGAGTGTCGGCAGCCGCCTCTGAGCAGTGAGAGGCCCCGGACCTTGCTGTGCCATGACATGATGGGCGGGTACCTGGATGACAA GTTTATTCAGGGTGCGGCGGCGCACAACCCCTACTGCTTCTACCACTGGCAGTCTATTGACATCTTTGTGTACTTCAGCCACCACACGGTGACCATCCCCCCTGTGGGCTGGACCAATGCTGCCCACAGGCATGGGGTCTGCGTGCTGG ggaCCTTCATCACCGAGTGGAAGGAAGGTGGGCGGCTCTGTGAAGCCTTTCTGGCCGGGGACGAGCGCTCCTACCAAGCCGTGGCTGATCAGCTGGTCCTGATTGCCCAGTTTTTCCGTTTCGATGGCTGGCTGATCAACATCGAGAACTCTCTGAGC CTGGCTGCAGTGGGGAACATGCCCCATTTCCTCCGGTACCTGACCGCTCGGCTCCATGAGCAGGTCCCCAGAGGCTTGGTGCTCTGGTACGACAGTGTGGTGAGCAGTGGCCAGCTCAAGTGGCAGGACGAACTAAACCAGCACAACCG GGTCTTCTTCGACTCCTGCGACGGCTTCTTCACCAACTATAACTGGCGGGAGGAGCACCTAGAGCGGATGCTGGGGCAGGCCGGGCAGCGCCGGGCGGACGTGTACGTGGGAGTGGACGTGTTCGCCCGTGGCAAGGTCGTGGGAGGCCAGTTCGACACGTACAAG TCGCTGGAGCTGATCCGGAAGCATGGGTTCTCGGCGGCTCTCTTTGCACCTGGCTGGGTGTACGAGTGTTTGGAAAAGAAGGATTTCTTCCAGAACCAGGACAA GTTCTGGGCTTTGCTGGAACGCTACCTGCCCACACACAGCATCTGCTCTTTGCCCTTTGTCACTTCTTTCTGCCTGGGCATGGGCACGCGAAGAGTGCGCTACGGCCAG GAGGAGGCGGAGGGGCCCTGGTACCACCCAAGCGCCCAGGAGATCCAGCCGCTGTTCGCAGAGCACAGGCTggagggggccgggcggggctgGGTGAAGACGCACTGCTGCCTGGCGGACGCCTGGAACGGGGGCAGCTCCCTGCTCGTCCGCGGGCTGATTCCACGCGAGCAGGACCACGTGGCTGTGAG GTTATTCTCTCTGCAGGTCCCCGTGCCTCCCCAGATTTTCCTGTCCTTGGTGTACAAGCTAGAAGGGGCTTCGAATGTCGGGGTGGCACTGGAGCTCACCACAGGGGATGCGGGTAGCTGCCACGTCGGCAGCATCTCGACGTTGAATG AGACAAGCTCGAGGCACAGTCCCCGACCCCTCCGGGTGCCCCCTACCAAGCTGGCCCGATGGGTGCACCGCTGCAGCCAGCAGCTCCGTGGGGGCTGGGTCCAGCG CTGCTACAAGGTGAACCTGCGCGACTGCCTCCTGCGAGACCTCTTCGTTAGCTTCGCCCGGCCTCCAGGCAGCCGGGAGGAGGAGAGCTTCGTCTGCCGCCTCggcgaggtccag GTGGTGGATGCCAAGAGCCTGCTCGCCCCGCTGCCCCGGGTGCAGGCCGTCACCGTGTCCCACGTGCGCTGGCAGCAAGCCACCCCTGAGGAGGAGGGTTCCCCTGCTCGGCTCCGGCTTGGCTGCACCCTGCACTGGTCCTACCTCCTCTCCCCCATCCGATGCTTCCGGATCCACTGCTGCGCGGGGACTGACGGTGGCGCTCTGGGCGGGGGGCCGTCGGGGCCGGAGCAGCCCGCGCTCCTGGGCCTGGCATTTGTCAACCAGTATCGGATAGTGGACCTGGTGGTGGCGGCCGCGGGGCCCAGCGGGGACGGCCGCGTGGAGTTcctggtggagcctgtccccAAGGAGGGGTTTCTGGTGCCACGGGCGGAATGGGGCAGGGCGGCCCTGCTCTACTCCATGCCCCGCACGGATGGGGCGTTATGA
- the ENGASE gene encoding cytosolic endo-beta-N-acetylglucosaminidase isoform X2, with amino-acid sequence MEAAGPEPRAAARLKAPPTPEEERERRRARRRPRRRIEEEQEEAVFHDVVSFTPDPLPGRYYDKDTTKPVSFYFSSLEELLAWTPGMEDSFNVALEPSECRQPPLSSERPRTLLCHDMMGGYLDDKFIQGAAAHNPYCFYHWQSIDIFVYFSHHTVTIPPVGWTNAAHRHGVCVLGTFITEWKEGGRLCEAFLAGDERSYQAVADQLVLIAQFFRFDGWLINIENSLSLAAVGNMPHFLRYLTARLHEQVPRGLVLWYDSVVSSGQLKWQDELNQHNRVFFDSCDGFFTNYNWREEHLERMLGQAGQRRADVYVGVDVFARGKVVGGQFDTYKSLELIRKHGFSAALFAPGWVYECLEKKDFFQNQDKFWALLERYLPTHSICSLPFVTSFCLGMGTRRVRYGQVPVPPQIFLSLVYKLEGASNVGVALELTTGDAGSCHVGSISTLNETSSRHSPRPLRVPPTKLARWVHRCSQQLRGGWVQRCYKVNLRDCLLRDLFVSFARPPGSREEESFVCRLGEVQVVDAKSLLAPLPRVQAVTVSHVRWQQATPEEEGSPARLRLGCTLHWSYLLSPIRCFRIHCCAGTDGGALGGGPSGPEQPALLGLAFVNQYRIVDLVVAAAGPSGDGRVEFLVEPVPKEGFLVPRAEWGRAALLYSMPRTDGAL; translated from the exons ATGGAGGCGGCAGGGCCCGAGCCCCGGGCGGCGGCGCGGCTGAAGGCGCCCCCGACCCCGGAGGAGGAGCGGgagcggcggcgggcgcggcggcggccacggaggag AATTGAGGAGGAGCAAGAAGAAGCAGTGTTTCATGATGTGGTCAGTTTTACCCCGGATCCTCTGCCAG GTAGATATTATGACAAGGACACCACCAAACCCGTCAGCTTTTACTTCTCTTCGCTGGAGGAACTCTTGGCGTGGACGCCCGGCATGGAGGACAGCTTCAACGTGGCCCTGGAGCCCTCCGAGTGTCGGCAGCCGCCTCTGAGCAGTGAGAGGCCCCGGACCTTGCTGTGCCATGACATGATGGGCGGGTACCTGGATGACAA GTTTATTCAGGGTGCGGCGGCGCACAACCCCTACTGCTTCTACCACTGGCAGTCTATTGACATCTTTGTGTACTTCAGCCACCACACGGTGACCATCCCCCCTGTGGGCTGGACCAATGCTGCCCACAGGCATGGGGTCTGCGTGCTGG ggaCCTTCATCACCGAGTGGAAGGAAGGTGGGCGGCTCTGTGAAGCCTTTCTGGCCGGGGACGAGCGCTCCTACCAAGCCGTGGCTGATCAGCTGGTCCTGATTGCCCAGTTTTTCCGTTTCGATGGCTGGCTGATCAACATCGAGAACTCTCTGAGC CTGGCTGCAGTGGGGAACATGCCCCATTTCCTCCGGTACCTGACCGCTCGGCTCCATGAGCAGGTCCCCAGAGGCTTGGTGCTCTGGTACGACAGTGTGGTGAGCAGTGGCCAGCTCAAGTGGCAGGACGAACTAAACCAGCACAACCG GGTCTTCTTCGACTCCTGCGACGGCTTCTTCACCAACTATAACTGGCGGGAGGAGCACCTAGAGCGGATGCTGGGGCAGGCCGGGCAGCGCCGGGCGGACGTGTACGTGGGAGTGGACGTGTTCGCCCGTGGCAAGGTCGTGGGAGGCCAGTTCGACACGTACAAG TCGCTGGAGCTGATCCGGAAGCATGGGTTCTCGGCGGCTCTCTTTGCACCTGGCTGGGTGTACGAGTGTTTGGAAAAGAAGGATTTCTTCCAGAACCAGGACAA GTTCTGGGCTTTGCTGGAACGCTACCTGCCCACACACAGCATCTGCTCTTTGCCCTTTGTCACTTCTTTCTGCCTGGGCATGGGCACGCGAAGAGTGCGCTACGGCCAG GTCCCCGTGCCTCCCCAGATTTTCCTGTCCTTGGTGTACAAGCTAGAAGGGGCTTCGAATGTCGGGGTGGCACTGGAGCTCACCACAGGGGATGCGGGTAGCTGCCACGTCGGCAGCATCTCGACGTTGAATG AGACAAGCTCGAGGCACAGTCCCCGACCCCTCCGGGTGCCCCCTACCAAGCTGGCCCGATGGGTGCACCGCTGCAGCCAGCAGCTCCGTGGGGGCTGGGTCCAGCG CTGCTACAAGGTGAACCTGCGCGACTGCCTCCTGCGAGACCTCTTCGTTAGCTTCGCCCGGCCTCCAGGCAGCCGGGAGGAGGAGAGCTTCGTCTGCCGCCTCggcgaggtccag GTGGTGGATGCCAAGAGCCTGCTCGCCCCGCTGCCCCGGGTGCAGGCCGTCACCGTGTCCCACGTGCGCTGGCAGCAAGCCACCCCTGAGGAGGAGGGTTCCCCTGCTCGGCTCCGGCTTGGCTGCACCCTGCACTGGTCCTACCTCCTCTCCCCCATCCGATGCTTCCGGATCCACTGCTGCGCGGGGACTGACGGTGGCGCTCTGGGCGGGGGGCCGTCGGGGCCGGAGCAGCCCGCGCTCCTGGGCCTGGCATTTGTCAACCAGTATCGGATAGTGGACCTGGTGGTGGCGGCCGCGGGGCCCAGCGGGGACGGCCGCGTGGAGTTcctggtggagcctgtccccAAGGAGGGGTTTCTGGTGCCACGGGCGGAATGGGGCAGGGCGGCCCTGCTCTACTCCATGCCCCGCACGGATGGGGCGTTATGA
- the ENGASE gene encoding cytosolic endo-beta-N-acetylglucosaminidase isoform X1 gives MEAAGPEPRAAARLKAPPTPEEERERRRARRRPRRRIEEEQEEAVFHDVVSFTPDPLPGRYYDKDTTKPVSFYFSSLEELLAWTPGMEDSFNVALEPSECRQPPLSSERPRTLLCHDMMGGYLDDKFIQGAAAHNPYCFYHWQSIDIFVYFSHHTVTIPPVGWTNAAHRHGVCVLGTFITEWKEGGRLCEAFLAGDERSYQAVADQLVLIAQFFRFDGWLINIENSLSLAAVGNMPHFLRYLTARLHEQVPRGLVLWYDSVVSSGQLKWQDELNQHNRVFFDSCDGFFTNYNWREEHLERMLGQAGQRRADVYVGVDVFARGKVVGGQFDTYKSLELIRKHGFSAALFAPGWVYECLEKKDFFQNQDKFWALLERYLPTHSICSLPFVTSFCLGMGTRRVRYGQEEAEGPWYHPSAQEIQPLFAEHRLEGAGRGWVKTHCCLADAWNGGSSLLVRGLIPREQDHVAVRLFSLQVPVPPQIFLSLVYKLEGASNVGVALELTTGDAGSCHVGSISTLNETSSRHSPRPLRVPPTKLARWVHRCSQQLRGGWVQRCYKVNLRDCLLRDLFVSFARPPGSREEESFVCRLGEVQVVDAKSLLAPLPRVQAVTVSHVRWQQATPEEEGSPARLRLGCTLHWSYLLSPIRCFRIHCCAGTDGGALGGGPSGPEQPALLGLAFVNQYRIVDLVVAAAGPSGDGRVEFLVEPVPKEGFLVPRAEWGRAALLYSMPRTDGAL, from the exons ATGGAGGCGGCAGGGCCCGAGCCCCGGGCGGCGGCGCGGCTGAAGGCGCCCCCGACCCCGGAGGAGGAGCGGgagcggcggcgggcgcggcggcggccacggaggag AATTGAGGAGGAGCAAGAAGAAGCAGTGTTTCATGATGTGGTCAGTTTTACCCCGGATCCTCTGCCAG GTAGATATTATGACAAGGACACCACCAAACCCGTCAGCTTTTACTTCTCTTCGCTGGAGGAACTCTTGGCGTGGACGCCCGGCATGGAGGACAGCTTCAACGTGGCCCTGGAGCCCTCCGAGTGTCGGCAGCCGCCTCTGAGCAGTGAGAGGCCCCGGACCTTGCTGTGCCATGACATGATGGGCGGGTACCTGGATGACAA GTTTATTCAGGGTGCGGCGGCGCACAACCCCTACTGCTTCTACCACTGGCAGTCTATTGACATCTTTGTGTACTTCAGCCACCACACGGTGACCATCCCCCCTGTGGGCTGGACCAATGCTGCCCACAGGCATGGGGTCTGCGTGCTGG ggaCCTTCATCACCGAGTGGAAGGAAGGTGGGCGGCTCTGTGAAGCCTTTCTGGCCGGGGACGAGCGCTCCTACCAAGCCGTGGCTGATCAGCTGGTCCTGATTGCCCAGTTTTTCCGTTTCGATGGCTGGCTGATCAACATCGAGAACTCTCTGAGC CTGGCTGCAGTGGGGAACATGCCCCATTTCCTCCGGTACCTGACCGCTCGGCTCCATGAGCAGGTCCCCAGAGGCTTGGTGCTCTGGTACGACAGTGTGGTGAGCAGTGGCCAGCTCAAGTGGCAGGACGAACTAAACCAGCACAACCG GGTCTTCTTCGACTCCTGCGACGGCTTCTTCACCAACTATAACTGGCGGGAGGAGCACCTAGAGCGGATGCTGGGGCAGGCCGGGCAGCGCCGGGCGGACGTGTACGTGGGAGTGGACGTGTTCGCCCGTGGCAAGGTCGTGGGAGGCCAGTTCGACACGTACAAG TCGCTGGAGCTGATCCGGAAGCATGGGTTCTCGGCGGCTCTCTTTGCACCTGGCTGGGTGTACGAGTGTTTGGAAAAGAAGGATTTCTTCCAGAACCAGGACAA GTTCTGGGCTTTGCTGGAACGCTACCTGCCCACACACAGCATCTGCTCTTTGCCCTTTGTCACTTCTTTCTGCCTGGGCATGGGCACGCGAAGAGTGCGCTACGGCCAG GAGGAGGCGGAGGGGCCCTGGTACCACCCAAGCGCCCAGGAGATCCAGCCGCTGTTCGCAGAGCACAGGCTggagggggccgggcggggctgGGTGAAGACGCACTGCTGCCTGGCGGACGCCTGGAACGGGGGCAGCTCCCTGCTCGTCCGCGGGCTGATTCCACGCGAGCAGGACCACGTGGCTGTGAG GTTATTCTCTCTGCAGGTCCCCGTGCCTCCCCAGATTTTCCTGTCCTTGGTGTACAAGCTAGAAGGGGCTTCGAATGTCGGGGTGGCACTGGAGCTCACCACAGGGGATGCGGGTAGCTGCCACGTCGGCAGCATCTCGACGTTGAATG AGACAAGCTCGAGGCACAGTCCCCGACCCCTCCGGGTGCCCCCTACCAAGCTGGCCCGATGGGTGCACCGCTGCAGCCAGCAGCTCCGTGGGGGCTGGGTCCAGCG CTGCTACAAGGTGAACCTGCGCGACTGCCTCCTGCGAGACCTCTTCGTTAGCTTCGCCCGGCCTCCAGGCAGCCGGGAGGAGGAGAGCTTCGTCTGCCGCCTCggcgaggtccag GTGGTGGATGCCAAGAGCCTGCTCGCCCCGCTGCCCCGGGTGCAGGCCGTCACCGTGTCCCACGTGCGCTGGCAGCAAGCCACCCCTGAGGAGGAGGGTTCCCCTGCTCGGCTCCGGCTTGGCTGCACCCTGCACTGGTCCTACCTCCTCTCCCCCATCCGATGCTTCCGGATCCACTGCTGCGCGGGGACTGACGGTGGCGCTCTGGGCGGGGGGCCGTCGGGGCCGGAGCAGCCCGCGCTCCTGGGCCTGGCATTTGTCAACCAGTATCGGATAGTGGACCTGGTGGTGGCGGCCGCGGGGCCCAGCGGGGACGGCCGCGTGGAGTTcctggtggagcctgtccccAAGGAGGGGTTTCTGGTGCCACGGGCGGAATGGGGCAGGGCGGCCCTGCTCTACTCCATGCCCCGCACGGATGGGGCGTTATGA